The following coding sequences are from one Capsicum annuum cultivar UCD-10X-F1 chromosome 3, UCD10Xv1.1, whole genome shotgun sequence window:
- the LOC107864745 gene encoding leucine-rich repeat extensin-like protein 3 has protein sequence MKINLVILSLIALLLISSTLLVEARSRNNEEEKRRSQRRSRSGSVGRSGSRRRSSGGRRSRGRSSSSSGTCDPLFSYLFGSCGQWPFPRNSPNNPFQQPVSPSPSPRRPSPPYRPPVVPSPPPVVPSPPPVVPSPPPLVTPSPPPVVSSPPPVVTPSPPPVVSSPPPSPPPASPPPASPPPPLFPSPPPPIPPPPLVPSPPPPVSPPFFVFPPPLVPSPPPPAVPVFPWFSPPDPDPTPDFPIFSPPPAPLVPDFPPATPQTPDFPPETPLVPIFTPPQQDFPPSTPLVPIFSPPEQDIPPAEPLVPIFSPPPFFTLPPPEQNLPPATPLVPIFPPADDPPVIPDQPPNSFLPSPFIPDQPPINFQPSPVVPEQPPYNFLPDQPPSSFLPSPLIPDQPPNNFLPSPVIPDQPPETFVPSPLVPDEAPPVAVIPPFELPRHSQTRHH, from the coding sequence ATGAAAATCAACCTTGTTATTCTGAGTTTGATAGCCCTCCTCTTGATTTCTTCAACCTTATTAGTGGAGGctagaagtaggaataatgaagaagagaagagaagaagcCAAAGGAGAAGCCGCAGTGGCAGCGTAGGAAGAAGTGGAAGTCGAAGAAGAAGCAGTGGGGGAAGAAGATCAAGAGGAAGGTCTTCGTCTTCATCGGGTACTTGTGATCCTTTATTTTCATATCTCTTTGGAAGTTGTGGACAATGGCCTTTCCCTCGAAATTCACCAAACAATCCATTTCAACAACCGGTTTCTCCTTCTCCGTCACCTCGCCGCCCATCTCCGCCATATCGTCCTCCGGTAGTGCCGTCTCCTCCGCCAGTTGTTCCATCTCCACCACCCGTCGTTCCTTCACCTCCGCCACTCGTTACACCATCACCTCCACCAGTTGTTTCCTCTCCTCCGCCGGTCgtaacaccatcaccaccacctgTAGTCTCTTCTCcgccaccatcaccaccaccggCCTCCCCTCCACCAGCCTCACCACCTCCTCCGTTATTTCCATCTCcgccaccaccaataccaccaccacctttAGTTCCTTCTCCACCTCCACCAGTATCTCCACCATTCTTTGTCTTCCCACCACCACTAGTTCCTTCGCCACCTCCACCAGCAGTACCTGTCTTCCCTTGGTTCTCCCCTCCTGACCCAGACCCCACTCCCGATTTTCCAATATTTTCTCCTCCCCCGGCGCCATTGGTACCGGATTTCCCTCCCGCAACACCTCAAACACCAGATTTTCCACCAGAAACTCCACTTGTGCCTATATTTACTCCACCACAACAAGATTTTCCCCCATCTACACCACTTGTCCCCATATTTTCTCCACCAGAACAAGATATTCCCCCTGCTGAACCACTTGTCCCCATATTTTCTCCACCTCCATTTTTCACTCTTCCACCACCCGAACAAAATTTACCTCCAGCTACACCACTTGTCCCCATTTTTCCGCCAGCAGATGACCCGCCAGTGATTCCTGATCAACCACCAAACAGTTTTCTGCCTTCGCCATTTATTCCTGATCAACCACCTATCAATTTTCAGCCATCACCGGTGGTTCCTGAGCAACCACCTTACAATTTTCTTCCTGATCAACCACCAAGCAGTTTTCTGCCATCACCTTTGATTCCTGATCAACCACCAAACAATTTTCTGCCATCTCCAGTGATCCCTGATCAACCGCCAGAAACGTTTGTACCTTCACCGTTGGTTCCGGATGAAGCTCCACCAGTTGCAGTGATTCCGCCATTTGAGCTTCCGCGCCACAGCCAGACTCGACACCATTAA